The window ATTTTTAGAAGAAACCCTTAAGGATATTGAAGAAAAGAATCTTATCTACCCTTCTTAGGTTCGTTTGTATGATACTTCTATACATATCATATTTATCTTTAAATGATATCTTTTCATAAGCTACTTAGGTAGCTTTTTTTGTATTTATTTTCTAAAGCTTATTCTTTTATCAAAGTAATATTTTATGAAAAACTACACATAATATCCATGAGAGATTTCATGCATAGGCGATTGAAAACACAACTTAATAAACCATGACATAACACCATGTTTTCATATGCATGCTCTTAACATTACTGCTTATCCTTTATATGTCTTTTGACTTTAAATCAATATGGAGGGATATTATGATGACATATTCTAATAACCGACGGATCTATAGGTATCCAAAATCGTCATGCATCCACCTACCATGGCATGATGGCGTTATGAAATTCTATCATCCATTGAGCCAGTTTTTATTGGAAGAATGGCAGGATATAGAACTTAAGTCAAGAAAAACATCCAAGAAAATAAGCTTAATGAATAGGTGAAAGGAGATTAATCATGGACACTTTGATGAATTATTGTGAAACAGCCAAAGAATGCAGCGCATATAATCCAAGAGAAAATGTAGAGTCCTTATCAAACTCAACAATAGAAAGCACATCCTGTCTTAATTGTAAGAATTGGGAAAATAGCCATTGCACCTTAGACTTATATGATCAAATTAACGAAACAGAATAGATGTATTAAAGGGGCTGTCACATACAATATATTTTTGATGGGATAGCCCCTAAATTTTATGATTAAGAAAAAGAAAGGTCGTCAATATGAAATACATAAAAAGCAGTATGTTTCATACACTCCTTACCATTATGTTATTATTGATTTTTATCTTTACACCTATACTTAACACAAAAGGTGTCTTGATTGTCTTTCTAGCTGTATCACTCCTCATCATGTGTATCAGGTATTTTTACACAGGATGTATTGTCAACATTATCATACTCATCTATTTACCTTTTATGATCGTTCAGAATCAGTACCTCTTTCTTAACAAAGACCATACGTCTTCATTAATCTTTATTTTATGTGTTATCTTTTTTATGACCATATTAAACTTTTTGATTTTAGCCTATCAGATTAATAGTTATGATAATAATCATGGAAATGTGCCTACTACTTTTAGACGTCCTTTTTTCAAGATATTATGTATCTTCTTTTTATATCTATCCTTGCTTTTTTCAGTCATTGATTCGTTTGCCTTGCTGTATGTACATTTAAGTAATGTATTCAATGAAGGCATTGTAGGAAAAGGTGAAGTTTTTAGTCATTTAGATGCTTTGTATTTTAGTACAACCACTTTCTTTACCATTGGTTTTGGTGATATTCGTCCTATTGAATACTCGGAAGTGACGAAAAAGTTAGTCATCATACAGGCAGCCTTGAGCCACATCATCACAACGGTTTTATGGCCTGTTGCCATTATCTTTGTCTTTGGTAAAACATCTCGAAAATTATTTGGTATTCATAAGAAAGATTAGTTTTTTAGGCACAGGTATTCCTTCAGATGTGTTAAGACAGCAACAACCATTATAACTAAACCAGCAATGATTGTTATGCTGATAGGTGTATTATGCCCTAGATGCTTCACTAGAATGCCAACCAGCCCCCATATGGCTGTTAGCATAAAAGCCAAATCATTGTTGGTCATGGATACATATAAGGCTAATAGCAAAGCAAAAACAATTACGATACACGTCCACACCGTATCCGACAGACCTAACCCGTTCCATCCTGTCCACTGAAGCACCACGGCAACATTAGCAATGGTTGCAATGCATATCCAGGATAAATAGATACTAAAAGGTATATTAATCCAACGTCTATCACTTTTTTTCACACTGCAGGTATCTCCTAATACCTTATAGATTCGAATAAGTGTCCATAATAAAAGCAGCATAATGGCTAAAGATAACCAGAGTTTTTCATATTGCCACGCCACCAGCCATAAACCATTCAGTAAGCATGATATGAGAAACTTATAGCCAATAGCATGTATATAACCATTTTTCTTTTGGTCTGGCATTAATCCATAAATGACAAATCCTAATAACAACAGATAGATAAGTCCCCATATCATGAAGGTGTACGATGCAGGTGTAAAAAGAGTCCTGTATTGATCGGATATGTCGCCAGTTGTTTTGCCATGAAACGTGAAAGTGGAAGCAAGTATATTAACCAGTATCATGAAGCAGTAACCCATTAAGTTAATTCGGCCATAATGTGTACGCATCTTATCGCATCCCTTACTCTTTTATTATATAAGCTTAATAAAGCGTGGATTGTACAAGAACAAGTTCAGTATATATATATGTAAGATAAGATGTTTTCATGCTTTATTTATCATTGATAACCAGGTTATTACATTCTAAGACACATAGGACCTTTTTTCTTATTCAACACATTTAGCTTGCTAAGTACATACGTACTAATCCAAGAATCAACAAATGACCAGGATAGAATAGATAGAATAAATAACGCATACTCTTGCCCTTTTTGCCATTATAAAAATAGATAAAGCCTAAACTGATGATGGCAAACAGTTGAACAAACATACGAATGTCTATGGTGGTATTACCTAAGAAGCCTAGACCCACGAATAAAGCTGTCATACCTCCAAAACTAATGGCTTGCTTTTGGAAATGACCTCGATAATGGTAGAAGAAAAATATAGTCATGATACCATATATGGCATAATCCATTTCGGCTAACCCACTGATAAAACCAATGAGTAGAACGATAACTAAACCTATTTTTTTATTTTTTATGTGATGGTAAAGATGGATAACAAGTAGCCCTAAGAATAAGGTAAAAAAGATATTTAAGCTACCAAAACCAACATCAACACCTTGTGCCATATCATAAGGAATCTCCGATATAAAAGCAAATATTAATAATCTTGCTAAATATTTATGGATATGGCGGGTATGGAAAAACCCCTCGGCAATGAGATAGGCAAATATTGGAAAAGCCATTCTTCCAATAATACGCATCACCACATGAGCTGTGGTACTTTCATCAACAAATACCATCGCATAATGGTCAATGAACATGGTTATACATGCAATGACCTTCAACCCTGTTGCTGTCATTTGATTCATCTCCTTATTAAATTCTTGCCCCATCCATTTATACAGTATAATAGTATAACATAACGTATACTATAACACTACCAATATATACAATTCTAATCATTATCTAATTAACACCCATCATGATATAGGTAATCGACGCATATCACGGTCATAATTACTTGCTTATGGCTTGTAAAGATATGATGGGAGTGTTACAATATAACCATTAAATTCTAATAGCATTCAAAATAAAAAGAAAATATAAGGTGTGAAAGGAGTCATTTGCATGAACGTAAGTGAAAGATTTCTAAAGTATGTTAAGGTATGGACCACGTCTGATGAAGCATCCCAGACTAGCCCTAGTACAGAGAGACAATTGGACTTGGCACATATACTTGTTGAAGAGTTAAAAGACATTGGATTAACGGATATAACCCTTGATGAAAATGGATACGTCATGGCTACATTAGAAGCCAATACGGATAAAGATGTACCAACCATTGGATTTATATCCCATATGGATACATCACCTGATATGTCTGGAAAAGATATAAAACCTCGTATTATCAAAAATTATAAAGGTAATGATATTGTTCTTAACGAATCCCTGAATATTATCTTATCACCTGATGATTTTTCCTCGCTAAAAAACTATGTAGGATTGGATTTGATCGTTACAGATGGTACCACTTTGCTTGGTGCTGATGATAAAGCCGGTATTGCAGAAATTATCACGGCTATGGACTATCTGATTCAGAATCCTGAAATTAAGCATGGTAAAATAAGAATTGCTTTTACACCTGATGAAGAAGTCGGTAGTGGCACCGACAAATTTGATGTGGAGAAATTCAATGCAGATTTTGGTTATACCATTGATGGTGGTGAAATTGGTGAATTGGAGTATGAAAATTTCAATGCAGCCAACGCTTGGTTAACCATTAACGGCAAAAACATTCACCCAGGCTCAGCTAAAAATAAAATGTTAAGCGCTATGGAAATCAGTTTTGAGCTGGATTATATGTTGCCTCCAGAACAAAGATGCCAATACACGGAAGATTATGAAGGCTTCTATCATCTCGTTCGCATGGCAGGTAATGTTGAACAGGTAAAGAGCATGTATATTATTCGTGATCATGATCTGGACAAATATGAGCAGAAAAAAACCTACTTCCAACGTGTCATCCGTTACCTGAATGAAAAATATGGTGAAGGTACCGTTGATTTAAAATTAAAGGATATGTATTATAACATGAAAGAAAAGATAGAACCTGTTATGCACATCATTGATACTGCTGTAGAAGCCATGAATTCTCTTGATATTGAACCTATTATTGTTCCTATTCGGGGTGGAACAGATGGCTCCAGGTTATCTTACATGGGATTACCTTGTCCTAACTTATTTACTGGCGGTCATAACTTCCATGGAAAACACGAATACATCTGCATTCAATCCATGGAAAAATCCGTGCAAACCATTGTGAAAATCATTGATCTATATGCGAGCAAATAATGGATAAAAGATCGGTGCAAGGGTTTTGGGGAGCTCTTGCATCTTTTCTTACAAAACTGTAAGGTTAATGGCCTATTTTGTCATCTAATAAAATGGATAATACACCTGTTCTATTATACAATAGTATTGTCAAAAAATATGCGATGATATTAAAATAGATGCATGATATCGGGGAGGCCTATAGTGTGAAGAATTTTTACAAAAAAATACTCTTTGTTACCATGGCATGTACCATCTTGTTCATGTCATACATACATTCATATACACCCAAACACGAAATCTATGATCTTAATGAAACGCTTATGCATCAGATAGAGTCTCATGTACCGGACTATGTTTCATTAGATGAGGTATCGCAAGACCTTATAAATGCCACTGTGGCTATGGAAGATAAGCGTTTTTATCGACATATAGGGTTTGACCCTATTGCTATTGTACGAGCAGTTTTAGTGGACATACGTGAGCGGCGCTATGTTCAAGGTGGCAGCACCATTACTCAGCAGCTTGCGAAAAACCTCTTTCTGAATCATAAGAAATCACTAAATAGAAAATTTCAGGAGTTAATCATTGCTTCCAAGCTGGAACAACTCTTCACAAAAGAAGAAATACTGGAGATGTACCTTAATGTGATTTATTATGGTTCTGGTGCTTATGGTATTGGGGAAGCCTGTGAAATCTACTTTGATAAGACACCTGACGAGCTATCTCTTGAAGAAAGTGCCATGCTTGTAGGTATACCGCCATCACCAAACCGCTACAATCCTATTCGTAATCTTGCAAAAGCAAAACAACGCCAGGAAGTTGTGTTATCCGTTATGGCTAAGAAAGGTTATCTTAACTGAACAACAATCATGTGTTGTGACAATAAAGAAAAGGCTGACATCCATTGAATATGTACTAAGGAACTTTCAATAGATGAAGCCTTTTTTTGATAACTGAATAGTTTAGCCCTAATAATCAATGCCTTTGATGGCTTGTCTGCCTGCTTGATAGTAGTGTTTCTCTTCATGACACACGGTGACTAAATCTGCATATTCTCGCAATGCATCTGGTGCACTACGGCCTGTTAAAATTATGTTTGTCCGTTCTGGTCTATCTTTAAAGCAATCCATACACATATCTGCTGTTAATACTTCACGGTGATCAAATCGTTTAATACCAAAAACATTATTAATCTCATCCAAGATGACCACATCATAGGCATTACTCATGATTTTCTCTTTTGCTAATGCCCACGCTTCTCTAATCCCTTCTTTGTGAGCCTCTATTTCGTTTTTATTGGTAAACCCTTTGCCCATTTGATGCATCTCTATACCAAGCTGTTTGAAGGTTTCCCTCTCACCAATTACAATATCCGAAGATTTAATAAACTGTATAATACAGACATTCTGCCCATGCCCATATGCTCTTAGTGCAATACCAAAAGCCGCTGTACTCTTGCCTTTTCCATTACCTGTAAAACATAAAACTGCTCCTCTATTGTTACTTGCCATGACATTTCCTCCTTCAAGATTAAAATCCATCCATACTTATTCTACTAGATGTGACCTATAAAATAAAGAAGAAAATAAGAAGTTTTATAATATAATCTCAAAACAATTGTAGCCATTCTGGGTATATGCACGATAACTACCTTCATGTAATTTCACAATACTTTTAACGATAGCAAGCCCAAGTCCATTCCCTCTATTCTCCGTATCAATCTGATAAAAGCTGTTCCATATCTGATCCAATTCCTTATCTGGTATGAGTACACCCGTATTGGCAATAAGAATCTTTAAACCTTGTGTTTGCTTAGACAATTCAATTTTAATGGTGCCATTATCATTGACATGTTTAAAGGCATTGCTCAGCAGATTGATGATGATCTGGCTGGTCCTTAATCGGTCAGCTGTTAACACATATTGTCTATGGGTATCATAATCAATGCGCACTGTTTTATTATCTGTCATGAAATGTAAGCGTTCCAAAGCGTTATCAATTAATTCGTTCACAATAAAAGGTTCCATATCAATGGTAAATGTACCGGATTCATAACCTGATAGATCCAATAAATCCTTAACTAATGTATGCATTCTACTTGCTTCATCAACGATAATACTGTAATATTCTTCTTTTGCTTCCTCCGATTTGGGAATTTTTTGTACAAGGCCATCTGCATAACCTAAAATCAAGCTAATGGGATTTTTAAGTTCGTGAGAAACATCTGAAACAAATCGACGTCGCATCTTCTCTAGACTTTTTTCCTTGGATAACTCTCGTGTCAATTGATGATTACTAACTTTTAGGGCATGAATAGCTTCTGATAAGGCATCCGCCATCTGGTTAACACTATTCATGAGTTCACCCACTTCATCGTAGCTTCTGACTATCAATTTTTCATCAAATTGTAAATCAGCCATTTTATAGGTTGTTTCTTTCATTTTAATAATGGGCTTACTAACACCTTTAGCAATGATAAAGCTAATGATAATGCCTACAAGATATACGGCAATCGATGTCAGTAACATAAAACTATAGAACATCCCCGTTGCTTCTGAGACAAGTCCCATTCTTTTAACAATGAGTACAAGCTGTCCGTCTGCCATTGCCCTGGCATATATAATTCTCTGATCTTCTATATCACCAGAACCCAATATTTCTAAGTGCCCTTCTTCAGCACTTTGGACTGCTTTATCTCTGATTATTTTTAAATGCTCAAGTTTAACCGGTGGCTTATTATGGCGACCACTTGCAGCCCGTACAGGAAATAGTTCCTCTGGAAAAAGAAAAACGTCGCCTCCTGTTCTCTTTACAAGTTCAGCTATTTGCTCTTGGAATGCCTCTGGTTTATACTCTGTTTCAAACTCTCTTGAGGCTTTAATCATATTATTAGAATTAGATTTAATATAAAAATCATCTAAAAAAAATTTATTCAATAACAACAGCAACAACAGCAATATAAAAAAAGTCATTGAAAATACCAATATTATTTTTGTACGAATGGATTTAATCTTCTTCAAACTCAAGTCTATAGCCAACTCCTCTTACTGTTTTAATGATGCTGCTATATTTACCCAATTTAGCTCGTAATGTCTTTACATGTGTATCCACAGTCCTTGGGTCACCGTAATAATCGTAACCCCATATGCGATCCAATAGCTTCGTACGCTCTATGGTCATGTTCTTATTCTTCATTAAATATTGCAGTATAGCAAACTCTTTCGGTGTCAACTCTTTATTGAAACCATCAATTTTCACTTCATGTTTGGAAAAATTAACAGCCATCGCCTTATAAATTGTTGGTTGAGAGGTATGCTTAGAGTGCTTACGAAGACATGATTTTACCCTTGCCATAAGAACCTTATAATTGAAAGGCTTGGTGATATAATCATCTGCTCCAATCTCCAAACCTTTGACTTCATCAAAACTATCATCTAGAGCAGTAAGAAAGATGACGGGTGCCTCTGTGATTTCCTTGATTTCCTTCAGTGCCTCAAAACCATCCATTTTTGGCATACGCACATCTAATAAAATTAAAGCAATATCCTTATGCTTAATAAGTTGCTCAATGCCGTGAATGCCATTTTCCCCATAAACCACGTCGTACCCTTCGTGCCTTAAATAGTCACCAATAATTCTTCGGACATTTTTCTCATCATCAATGACCATAATCTTCATGTTTTTACCTCCTACCGCTTGTATTATAGCCTGTCAATCTATTATACCATAAACACATTAATTTACCACTCTGACTGCCCGCACATAATTAAAAACAGATAGTACATCTCCCTGGGGTCCATGACCAGCTACGGGATAATGGGATGGATCACCGGTTTTTAGGTCGCTTCTTTGTGCACCTGCTCCATGTACATCCATAACCCGTCCTTGCATCTCCCCAAGAGCCTCTCCAAAAGCAATATAAACTGCATATTCTCCATACTTACGCCCATCTTTATGGGTTGTTGAACTCCAATAATAGGGGTAATCAAGAGAACCGTCTAGCGCCTCAATGGCTGTAACATGGAACATGGGGTCAATGGCTGCAGATTGAGTTGTATCTGGTGATCTTGTATAATCCACTATACTTTGCAGCTCTTTAGCATCTGGCAGCTTCCAATCAGTATAACCGGCATAGTCAAGATATTCTGCCCAATAGAGTGCATCGTCCCAATCCATGGCACCATCCTCAAGAAAATGTCCACTATCATACATTAACCACATAAGTCCTGTAGATAGGTCTGTAATGGTACCGTCACCGTTATCAACCAAATGATTAAGTCCATAAGATGTGTTCCCTCGAACCAACATCACATAGAAATCCTTATCAACAGGATAGCCTTTAATACGCCCATCAGCAAAATTCACACCGAAAACTGTGGTGTTCCCGCCCATGGTACCTGATTCATAGATTGTGCTGGTGGCGTATTGTGAATCAATGGCACGCTCACCTGTTACATCACCATAACTAAAAACAAAATAATCCGAGTTGATGTATGGCTTATGTTTTGTCTCACCTGAGAAATCCATCAGTGAGTATAGCTCTTTTATCGTTGGCAAACGCCAATCTGTATAACCAGCTAACTGACATGTATCCACGTAAGCAACTGCTTCACGCCAAGTCATCTTAGCTCCTGGGTCTTGTTGCCACATGAGTCCTGTCACATGGTCCGTTACTGTACCATCACCATTGTCTGTATAACTAAAGTCATGGGTTATATAGTTAGAATCCTGACCATAAAATTGCTCACCAGCATGTGGCAGGCTTATCGACTCATGATTTGAATAGCTTGTCACAAGCCCAGTATCCACAATGGGATAATTACCCATGAGAGAAGTGGTACTTCTGTTACCATTTCGTTGAGTCTCTATGGCATTAGCTTCTTCAATCGATAAGATAGAGCTTTTTTGTGGTCTTCTTCCTAGTGGTCTTTCATGATGTTTAGAAGGAGATACTTGCAACGTTGGATTTGATTCAATGATGAGGTCACGTCCTAATGTTGTTTTGGCATTTATAGCATTACCAATAAGGATCGCTAAGGATATGATAATGATTAAAGCCTTTAATAAGATAAAATATTTGTTTTCCATGATACCACCAACCTTTCTCTTCGAATCCATTTACTTCCTTTTATTTTTTTTGATTACATCTCTCGTTATGTTGATATCATGTTTAGTGT is drawn from Vallitalea pronyensis and contains these coding sequences:
- a CDS encoding ion channel; translation: MKYIKSSMFHTLLTIMLLLIFIFTPILNTKGVLIVFLAVSLLIMCIRYFYTGCIVNIIILIYLPFMIVQNQYLFLNKDHTSSLIFILCVIFFMTILNFLILAYQINSYDNNHGNVPTTFRRPFFKILCIFFLYLSLLFSVIDSFALLYVHLSNVFNEGIVGKGEVFSHLDALYFSTTTFFTIGFGDIRPIEYSEVTKKLVIIQAALSHIITTVLWPVAIIFVFGKTSRKLFGIHKKD
- a CDS encoding TraX family protein; translated protein: MTATGLKVIACITMFIDHYAMVFVDESTTAHVVMRIIGRMAFPIFAYLIAEGFFHTRHIHKYLARLLIFAFISEIPYDMAQGVDVGFGSLNIFFTLFLGLLVIHLYHHIKNKKIGLVIVLLIGFISGLAEMDYAIYGIMTIFFFYHYRGHFQKQAISFGGMTALFVGLGFLGNTTIDIRMFVQLFAIISLGFIYFYNGKKGKSMRYLFYLFYPGHLLILGLVRMYLAS
- the pepT gene encoding peptidase T, whose protein sequence is MNVSERFLKYVKVWTTSDEASQTSPSTERQLDLAHILVEELKDIGLTDITLDENGYVMATLEANTDKDVPTIGFISHMDTSPDMSGKDIKPRIIKNYKGNDIVLNESLNIILSPDDFSSLKNYVGLDLIVTDGTTLLGADDKAGIAEIITAMDYLIQNPEIKHGKIRIAFTPDEEVGSGTDKFDVEKFNADFGYTIDGGEIGELEYENFNAANAWLTINGKNIHPGSAKNKMLSAMEISFELDYMLPPEQRCQYTEDYEGFYHLVRMAGNVEQVKSMYIIRDHDLDKYEQKKTYFQRVIRYLNEKYGEGTVDLKLKDMYYNMKEKIEPVMHIIDTAVEAMNSLDIEPIIVPIRGGTDGSRLSYMGLPCPNLFTGGHNFHGKHEYICIQSMEKSVQTIVKIIDLYASK
- a CDS encoding transglycosylase domain-containing protein translates to MKNFYKKILFVTMACTILFMSYIHSYTPKHEIYDLNETLMHQIESHVPDYVSLDEVSQDLINATVAMEDKRFYRHIGFDPIAIVRAVLVDIRERRYVQGGSTITQQLAKNLFLNHKKSLNRKFQELIIASKLEQLFTKEEILEMYLNVIYYGSGAYGIGEACEIYFDKTPDELSLEESAMLVGIPPSPNRYNPIRNLAKAKQRQEVVLSVMAKKGYLN
- a CDS encoding cob(I)yrinic acid a,c-diamide adenosyltransferase, with amino-acid sequence MASNNRGAVLCFTGNGKGKSTAAFGIALRAYGHGQNVCIIQFIKSSDIVIGERETFKQLGIEMHQMGKGFTNKNEIEAHKEGIREAWALAKEKIMSNAYDVVILDEINNVFGIKRFDHREVLTADMCMDCFKDRPERTNIILTGRSAPDALREYADLVTVCHEEKHYYQAGRQAIKGIDY
- a CDS encoding sensor histidine kinase: MKKIKSIRTKIILVFSMTFFILLLLLLLLNKFFLDDFYIKSNSNNMIKASREFETEYKPEAFQEQIAELVKRTGGDVFLFPEELFPVRAASGRHNKPPVKLEHLKIIRDKAVQSAEEGHLEILGSGDIEDQRIIYARAMADGQLVLIVKRMGLVSEATGMFYSFMLLTSIAVYLVGIIISFIIAKGVSKPIIKMKETTYKMADLQFDEKLIVRSYDEVGELMNSVNQMADALSEAIHALKVSNHQLTRELSKEKSLEKMRRRFVSDVSHELKNPISLILGYADGLVQKIPKSEEAKEEYYSIIVDEASRMHTLVKDLLDLSGYESGTFTIDMEPFIVNELIDNALERLHFMTDNKTVRIDYDTHRQYVLTADRLRTSQIIINLLSNAFKHVNDNGTIKIELSKQTQGLKILIANTGVLIPDKELDQIWNSFYQIDTENRGNGLGLAIVKSIVKLHEGSYRAYTQNGYNCFEIIL
- a CDS encoding response regulator transcription factor gives rise to the protein MKIMVIDDEKNVRRIIGDYLRHEGYDVVYGENGIHGIEQLIKHKDIALILLDVRMPKMDGFEALKEIKEITEAPVIFLTALDDSFDEVKGLEIGADDYITKPFNYKVLMARVKSCLRKHSKHTSQPTIYKAMAVNFSKHEVKIDGFNKELTPKEFAILQYLMKNKNMTIERTKLLDRIWGYDYYGDPRTVDTHVKTLRAKLGKYSSIIKTVRGVGYRLEFEED
- a CDS encoding Lcl C-terminal domain-containing protein, with translation MDSKRKVGGIMENKYFILLKALIIIISLAILIGNAINAKTTLGRDLIIESNPTLQVSPSKHHERPLGRRPQKSSILSIEEANAIETQRNGNRSTTSLMGNYPIVDTGLVTSYSNHESISLPHAGEQFYGQDSNYITHDFSYTDNGDGTVTDHVTGLMWQQDPGAKMTWREAVAYVDTCQLAGYTDWRLPTIKELYSLMDFSGETKHKPYINSDYFVFSYGDVTGERAIDSQYATSTIYESGTMGGNTTVFGVNFADGRIKGYPVDKDFYVMLVRGNTSYGLNHLVDNGDGTITDLSTGLMWLMYDSGHFLEDGAMDWDDALYWAEYLDYAGYTDWKLPDAKELQSIVDYTRSPDTTQSAAIDPMFHVTAIEALDGSLDYPYYWSSTTHKDGRKYGEYAVYIAFGEALGEMQGRVMDVHGAGAQRSDLKTGDPSHYPVAGHGPQGDVLSVFNYVRAVRVVN